A portion of the Clostridium gelidum genome contains these proteins:
- a CDS encoding flavodoxin has product MKIVYWSGTGNTEKMAEFIKEGIIGAGKNAETVVVSDVNVDELLKEEVIILGCSAMGDEVLEESEFEPFIDEISTKVSGKKVALFGSYGWGDGQWMRDFEERIIGYGCTIIDNPLIIQNEPDDCKQECIDFGIKIALA; this is encoded by the coding sequence ATGAAAATAGTATATTGGTCAGGAACAGGTAATACAGAAAAAATGGCAGAATTCATTAAAGAAGGAATAATAGGCGCAGGTAAAAATGCTGAAACGGTAGTTGTGTCTGATGTAAATGTGGATGAATTACTAAAAGAAGAAGTAATTATTTTAGGTTGTTCTGCAATGGGAGACGAAGTATTAGAAGAATCAGAATTCGAACCATTTATTGATGAAATTTCAACTAAGGTTTCTGGTAAAAAAGTTGCACTATTTGGCTCTTATGGTTGGGGAGATGGTCAATGGATGAGAGATTTTGAAGAAAGAATAATAGGATATGGTTGTACTATCATAGATAACCCATTAATAATTCAAAATGAACCTGATGATTGCAAGCAAGAATGTATAGATTTCGGCATTAAAATAGCTCTGGCATAG
- the nudC gene encoding NAD(+) diphosphatase: protein MIHEIAPYIFNSQLSKRKPQDEDILLNFENGQVLLKGEGKDLELPKISDIQELKDIYEKAEYLFSIDEIGFFLLREEKIEVNKKLNYYDIQILRTFMPQHMAFAAITGNQLYRWLENHKYCGRCGSEMRKSENERAIVCRECGQRIYPTISPAVTVAIINGDKILLAKNAHGNFRKFALVAGFVEIGESFEETVEREVMEEVGLKVKNIRYYKSQPWAFSDTQMIGFFVELDGDDTVTIQESEIAEARWFSRVELPEDLSQISLSFEMIEEFRCNRHLY, encoded by the coding sequence ATGATTCATGAAATTGCACCATACATATTTAATAGCCAATTAAGTAAAAGAAAGCCACAGGATGAAGATATACTCCTTAATTTTGAAAATGGACAAGTCTTGTTAAAAGGTGAGGGGAAAGATTTAGAATTGCCTAAAATTTCTGATATACAAGAATTAAAAGATATTTATGAAAAGGCAGAGTATTTGTTCTCTATTGATGAAATAGGTTTTTTCTTATTAAGAGAAGAAAAAATAGAAGTAAATAAAAAATTGAATTATTATGATATACAAATACTTAGAACTTTTATGCCACAGCACATGGCTTTTGCAGCTATAACAGGAAACCAATTATATAGGTGGTTAGAAAATCATAAATATTGTGGACGTTGCGGAAGTGAAATGAGAAAAAGTGAAAATGAAAGGGCAATTGTATGTCGTGAGTGTGGACAAAGGATATATCCAACTATTTCACCAGCTGTAACAGTTGCAATTATAAATGGGGATAAAATTTTACTTGCAAAAAATGCTCATGGGAACTTTAGAAAATTTGCTTTAGTTGCAGGATTCGTTGAGATAGGGGAATCTTTTGAAGAGACAGTGGAGCGAGAAGTCATGGAAGAGGTAGGACTAAAAGTAAAAAATATTAGATACTATAAGAGTCAGCCATGGGCATTTTCAGATACTCAAATGATTGGATTCTTTGTTGAGCTAGATGGGGATGATACAGTGACTATTCAAGAATCAGAAATTGCTGAGGCAAGATGGTTTAGCAGAGTAGAATTGCCGGAGGATTTATCTCAAATAAGCCTTTCTTTTGAAATGATAGAAGAATTCCGTTGTAATAGACATTTATATTAA
- a CDS encoding toll/interleukin-1 receptor domain-containing protein, with protein sequence MMKNDLLSLINKIDDLKMNFHISSGTGVNIIYDTFTFADWKQEVQLELQDIYDQTKDNFIWDTLIKLKQGFNDWKDERTFNEVSGSLNAIKKNIDKYYPVEITEIKKIKGEITMLQKSHKIFISHSSSDKEYVSKLIDLLEGIGLNHELIFCSSVPGYGIPLDNDIYDYLKIQFETYNLHVILVLSDNYYKSVACMNEMGAAWILKNRYTTILLPGFEFTEVAGAINPRQIGLKLDNEVTEVKEKLGQLKDCLLNEFGLSTIPDIRWEQKRDLFINSITTNKKENTVSNDVKVNLRKTIKKSEDLDDIHSIQNKTDADLSIILGDSQIEADSVKSFYRKIFEHLIIKQIDFDSIVPFKTGNKRYLINKENKHISGYKFFSPIQIQNYYIETHKSKNSARLDIIKFLNALSLEVR encoded by the coding sequence ATGATGAAAAACGATTTATTGAGTTTAATTAATAAAATTGATGACCTAAAAATGAATTTTCACATTTCAAGTGGCACAGGTGTAAATATTATTTATGATACTTTTACATTTGCTGATTGGAAGCAAGAAGTTCAACTTGAATTACAAGACATTTACGACCAGACGAAAGATAATTTTATATGGGATACATTGATAAAATTAAAACAAGGATTTAATGACTGGAAGGATGAAAGAACATTTAATGAAGTGTCTGGAAGTTTAAATGCAATTAAAAAGAATATTGATAAATATTATCCTGTAGAAATAACAGAGATTAAAAAAATAAAAGGAGAAATTACTATGCTACAAAAAAGTCATAAAATATTTATTAGTCATTCTAGTTCTGATAAGGAGTATGTTTCAAAACTAATTGACTTATTAGAAGGTATAGGATTAAATCATGAACTTATTTTCTGTTCATCGGTTCCAGGTTATGGGATTCCATTAGACAATGATATTTATGACTACCTAAAAATTCAGTTTGAAACTTACAATCTTCATGTTATTCTTGTGTTATCAGATAATTATTATAAAAGTGTCGCATGTATGAATGAAATGGGTGCTGCATGGATATTGAAAAATAGGTATACAACTATCTTGTTACCTGGATTTGAATTCACAGAAGTTGCAGGAGCTATAAATCCACGACAAATTGGATTAAAACTTGATAATGAGGTAACCGAAGTGAAAGAAAAACTTGGTCAGTTAAAAGATTGTTTGCTGAATGAATTTGGATTGTCTACTATTCCAGATATACGCTGGGAACAAAAAAGAGATTTATTTATTAACTCTATAACTACTAATAAGAAAGAAAATACTGTTTCTAACGATGTAAAAGTTAATCTAAGAAAGACGATTAAAAAATCAGAAGATTTAGATGATATTCATAGTATTCAGAATAAAACAGATGCAGATTTATCTATAATTTTAGGAGATAGTCAAATAGAAGCTGACTCTGTTAAATCATTTTACAGAAAAATATTTGAGCATTTAATTATCAAACAGATAGATTTTGATAGTATCGTACCTTTTAAAACAGGTAATAAAAGGTATCTAATTAATAAAGAAAATAAACATATAAGTGGTTATAAATTTTTTTCGCCAATTCAAATACAAAATTATTATATAGAAACGCATAAAAGCAAAAATAGTGCAAGATTAGATATAATTAAGTTTCTAAATGCATTAAGTCTAGAGGTTCGGTAA
- a CDS encoding DUF3793 family protein, producing the protein MIYLDFYNKLDSLHDKEYIETFLVYNLSLVIAGIKPAITVTIKKNNQKLYNSWKDFGSCFLDNIDLKCIELRESNDSIIAMIYDEFMLENELSQKSHMEFLFNLGYPSNVCISDHINILKNRYEEYHCPHELGLFLGIPFEDVKDFMECTTKKCLLCGYWKVYNNGNKAKEIFNKYDEVKEYTIKNMLKGNSSRDLALSIKNSFYENAKCI; encoded by the coding sequence ATGATATATCTAGATTTTTATAATAAATTAGATTCATTGCATGATAAAGAATATATAGAAACTTTTTTAGTATATAATTTATCATTAGTAATTGCAGGAATCAAACCAGCTATTACAGTTACAATAAAAAAGAATAATCAAAAATTATATAATAGTTGGAAGGACTTTGGAAGTTGTTTTTTAGATAATATAGATTTAAAGTGCATAGAATTAAGAGAAAGTAACGATTCAATTATAGCTATGATTTATGATGAATTTATGTTAGAAAATGAATTAAGCCAAAAGTCTCATATGGAATTTTTATTTAATCTAGGATATCCTTCTAATGTATGCATTAGTGATCATATAAACATATTAAAAAATAGATATGAAGAATATCACTGCCCTCATGAACTTGGATTGTTCCTTGGAATACCCTTTGAAGATGTTAAAGATTTTATGGAATGTACTACAAAAAAATGCTTATTATGTGGATATTGGAAAGTATACAATAACGGTAATAAAGCAAAAGAAATTTTTAATAAATATGATGAAGTAAAAGAATACACTATAAAAAATATGCTTAAAGGTAATTCATCGCGTGACCTCGCTTTAAGTATAAAGAACTCCTTTTATGAAAATGCTAAATGTATATAG